From the Balearica regulorum gibbericeps isolate bBalReg1 chromosome 4, bBalReg1.pri, whole genome shotgun sequence genome, one window contains:
- the SMIM20 gene encoding small integral membrane protein 20: MAGLSRTLGIFGGFVAVVGAAFYPIYFRPLLLPEEYKKEQSINRAGIVQEDIQPAGLKVWSDPFGRK; the protein is encoded by the exons ATGGCGGGGCTGTCCCGCACGCTCGGTATTTTCGGCGGCTTCGTGGCCGTGGTGGGGGCGGCCTTTTACCCCATCTACTTCCGGCCGTTGCTGCTGCCGGAGGAGTACA agaaaGAACAGTCAATAAACCGAGCTGGTATTGTTCAAGAGGATATTCAGCCTGCAG GGTTAAAAGTGTGGTCTGATCCATTTGGAAGAAAGTAA